A window of Rhizobium sp. CC-YZS058 genomic DNA:
TATGTCACGCGGGACGGACGCCGAATCTGGCTGCCGCCGGAGCGGTAACAGCCCGCCATCGTACCGCTTTCAACGATCGAGAGGTGATCATCTGACTCTTCTCGCGTAAAGATTGTCAAAAGCGGACGAAAAGAAAAATTTCTGAACTTATGTCCCTGTTTTCGGGTTCGCCTTTCTTTCGAGCAGAAAGTGCGGACATGCGACAGTTCCGACAAGAAGCGAGAAATCATCTGCTGCAGGGCCTGCCGAGCCCGGCCCTGCACGCACTCATGCCACACCTCAACACAGTCGAGCTCACGTCCCGCCAGTGCATCACAAAGCCTGGGGACTCCTTGGACACGGTCTGTTTCATCGAGAGCGGCCTCGTCTCGCTCGTGGTCGAAGGCAGAGATGGCGTGCAGCTGGAGGTGCGCACCATCGGCCGCGACGGCATGATCGGGCACTCGGCCTTGCTCGGTCTCACGAGGTCCGCGCATGCCGTCATCGTCCAGATCGACGGTTTCGGATTGCAAGCGCCAACCAGCACAGTCATCGACAGCCTCGAATGTCCGAAAGCTCGCGCGGTCTTCCATCGCTATCTTCATCGCTGCGACATGGAGCTGGCCGAAGCGGCGCTTTCGGCGGCGAAATATTCCATGAAGCAGCGTCTGGCGCGCTGGCTGCTGCTCTGCCAGGATCGGATCGAGAGCAACAATCTGCCAGTGACGCATGACGCGCTGGCACAGTCGCTCGGCGTGCGCCGCGCCGAGATCACCGACCAGCTGCATGTGCTCGAAGGGCTGCACGCCATTCGCTCGACCCGCGGCAATGTGCGCATCCTCAACCGTGCGCTGCTGATCGATCTTGCCGGCGGGTGCTACGGTGCGGCGAAAGACGCGTTGGAGCCGTCAGCAGAGGCGACCACCGGCCGGTGCCCGATCCATCAGGCACCGCTCGGCTTTCCCGATCCCCTGCCCGCCCGCGCTGCGGCCGCTGCCGCCTCGATGCTCGGTTGACATACGAGGCCGCGGCCGGTGCCACTCTGCCTCCACGGGTTTTTGCGTCCGGGCTGCGGCAAACAGGAAGATGCAGCCCGTGAGACGATCGGGTTTAACGGCTATCCTCTAGAACCGGCTGCGCAAGGTGGCGATCACCGTTCGGCCCGGACCGGGCACGTCGAGCGCGCGCTCGAACCGCTCATCAAACGCATTGAGAAGCTGCAGGCCGGCTTCCAGATGGCCGCTTTCGCTCGTCCAGCGAACAGACGCATCGGTCGTCCGGTAGCTGTCGATCTCCACGCCATTCTGCGCGCCGACGCGCGGGCCGATGAAGGTCTGGGCGACGGTCAACCGCAGGCGGGAGGGATGCACGAGCGTGAAGCCTGCCTGCGCCACATGCTCGGGAATAAGCGGCAGCCCGTAATCGCCCGCTGCATCCTCGCTGACCGTGCGCGTGAAGGAAGCGAAGGCACCGATGCCATTGCCCACCCAATAGTTTGCGCTTGCGGTTACCCGGTCGATCGTGCCGGCATAGGCGTCGAAGGTCTCGAGCAGGGCGGGAATGCCGATTGCCAGACCTTCGATCTCCTGATGCTGCGCGTCGACGCTGGTGAAGAACCGGTCGGACCATTCCGCATCCCAGCGCAGTCCGGTCGTCTTGGTCGAGCCCCCCAGATAGAGCGGTGATTCGAGCGGCGAGAGCCCGAGCGTGGAAATCGGTGACAGCGTGTAGTTGGAGACCGACTTCGTATCCTCGCGATAAGAGGCGCGCAGCCAGTGGTTTGTGGCCGGC
This region includes:
- a CDS encoding Crp/Fnr family transcriptional regulator gives rise to the protein MPHLNTVELTSRQCITKPGDSLDTVCFIESGLVSLVVEGRDGVQLEVRTIGRDGMIGHSALLGLTRSAHAVIVQIDGFGLQAPTSTVIDSLECPKARAVFHRYLHRCDMELAEAALSAAKYSMKQRLARWLLLCQDRIESNNLPVTHDALAQSLGVRRAEITDQLHVLEGLHAIRSTRGNVRILNRALLIDLAGGCYGAAKDALEPSAEATTGRCPIHQAPLGFPDPLPARAAAAAASMLG